A genomic segment from Spinacia oleracea cultivar Varoflay chromosome 3, BTI_SOV_V1, whole genome shotgun sequence encodes:
- the LOC110786324 gene encoding uncharacterized protein encodes MGKIVLATATSGIAAANIPSGRTSHSRFKIPIEIEASLACDVPKQGSLAALIQETTLIIWDEASMARKENVESLDFLLRDLCDENFLFGGKLVVFGGDFRQVLPILPHRSQREAVALQTVENNLVCLPSEVVKPLEEGRDPIPDLTALTFPELDLHNFSSGIFTTRAILTPMNADVDSTNTDLIQKFPGKSVIYKRFDTMLDDNCDVYPTEFINTLCPGEMSPHELVLKKGSPIILLRNILPSFGLCNGTRLICKGFFPNLIQCVIITGHHRGKHVFIPRVKLRPAASSKYPILF; translated from the exons ATGGGAAAGATTGTCCTTGCAACTGCTACATCGGGTATAGCCGCAGCCAACATACCATCTGGTAGAACATcccattccaggttcaaaataCCAATTGAAATTGAAGCTTCCCTCGCTTGCGATGTCCCGAAGCAAGGTAGCTTGGCTGCATTGATACAGGAAACGACTCTTATCATATGGGACGAGGCTTCAATGGCAAGAAAAGAAAATGTTGAATCCTTAGATTTTCTTCTCCGAGACTTGTGTGATGAAAACTTCCTATTTGGTGGTAAGCTTGTTGTCTTTGGTGGTGATTTTCGACAGGTTCTTCCCATCCTGCCGCACAGATCACAGCGAGAAGCAGTTGCA CTGCAAACTGTGGAAAATAACCTTGTCTGCTTGCCAAGTGAGGTTGTAAAGCCTCTCGAGGAAGGGAGGGATCCCATCCCAGACCTGACTGCTCTTACATTTCCCGAGCTTGACCTTCACAATTTTAGCTCTGGCATATTTACAACAAGGGCAATTTTGACTCCTATGAATGCTGATGTTGACTCTACAAACACGGACCTTATTCAAAAGTTCCCAGGGAAGTCTGTTATCTATAAAAGATTTGACACAATGCTTGATGACAACTGTGATGTCTATCCTACTGAGTTTATTAACACCCTCTGCCCTGGTGAAATGAGCCCTCATGAACTTGTCTTAAAGAAAGGAAGCCCAATCATTTTGCTCCGGAATATTCTCCCATCTTTCGGCCTGTGCAATGGTACAAGGCTAATATGCAAAGGGTTCTTCCCCAACCTGATCCAATGTGTGATAATTACTGGTCACCACAGAGGCAAGCATGTATTTATTCCACGTGTTAAACTAAGGCCTGCTGCTTCTTCAAAGTACCCAATTCTCTTTTAg